One part of the Odontesthes bonariensis isolate fOdoBon6 chromosome 15, fOdoBon6.hap1, whole genome shotgun sequence genome encodes these proteins:
- the rabgap1l gene encoding rab GTPase-activating protein 1-like isoform X2 encodes MDLLGMGHRLFVPRLLATSKEDLLQADFEGALKFFRVQLPKRYRAAENARRLMEQACNIKVPTKKLKKFEKEYQTLRESQLQQEDPIDRYQRENRRLQEASMRLEQENDDLAHELVTSKIALRNDLDQAEDKADVLNKELLSTKQRLVETEEEKRRQEEETAQLKEVFRRELEKAELEIKKTTAIIAEYKQICSQLSTRLEKQQAATKEELDIVRNKVMGCDHCKDLFGTLGSLQAASPGSDRTSNEPLDEEKDGLKEQLRQLELELAQTKLQLVEAKCRIQELEHQRGVLMTEIQAAKNSWFSKTLGSLKSSASSSSSSTSQTPSSPKDGPA; translated from the exons ATGGATCTTCTTGGGATGGGACACCGGCTCTTCGTCCCCAGGCTGCTGGCG ACATCCAAAGAGGACCTCTTACAGGCTGACTTTGAGGGGGCTCTGAAGTTCTTCAGAGTTCAGCTCCCTAAACGATACAGAGCTGCAGAGAATGCACGAAGGCTTATGGAGCAGGCCTGCAACATCAAG gttccaaccaaaaagcTGAAGAAGTTTGAGAAGGAATATCAGACCCTGAGAGAGAGCCAGCTTCAACAAGAAGACCCCATTGACCGATACCAG agggAGAACCGCCGTCTTCAGGAGGCCAGTATGAGACTGGAACAGGAGAATGACGACCTGGCACACGAACTGGTCACCAGTAAGATCGCCCTTCGGAACGATCTTGACCAG GCTGAAGATAAGGCGGATGTCTTGAACAAAGAGCTGCTGAGCACTAAGCAACGCCTGGTGGAGACCGAAGAGGAGAAGAGACgtcaggaggaggagacggCTCAG CTGAAGGAAGTGTTCAGGAGGGAACTGGAAAAAGCAGAATTGGAGATCAAGAAAACCACAGCAATCATCGCTGAATACAAGCAG ATCTGCTCCCAGCTGAGCACCAGGCTGGAAAAACAGCAGGCGGCAACAAAGGAAGAGCTAGACATCGTCAGG aataaagtaatGGGCTGTGATCACTGCAAGGACCTGTTCGGCACCCTGGGGTCCCTCCAGGCTGCCTCTCCCGGCAGTGACAGGACATCGAACGAACCACTGGACGAGGAGAAGGATGGGCTGAAGGAGCAGCTGAGacagctggagctggagctggcgCAGACCAAACTGCAGCTGGTGGAGGCCAAGTGCCGCATCCAG GAGCTCGAGCATCAGCGGGGAGTCCTGATGACTGAAATCCAAGCTGCCAAGAACTCTTGGTTCAGTAAAACTCTGGGGTCTCTGAAGAGTtctgcctcctcttcctccagctCCACATCACAGACCCCGTCCTCGCCGAAGGATGGGCCTGCCTAG
- the rabgap1l gene encoding rab GTPase-activating protein 1-like isoform X3: MMQEVSIVVAYDAHVVDRPGEEDTLARLVAHSRPLRAPRPVVPTKKLKKFEKEYQTLRESQLQQEDPIDRYQRENRRLQEASMRLEQENDDLAHELVTSKIALRNDLDQAEDKADVLNKELLSTKQRLVETEEEKRRQEEETAQLKEVFRRELEKAELEIKKTTAIIAEYKQICSQLSTRLEKQQAATKEELDIVRNKVMGCDHCKDLFGTLGSLQAASPGSDRTSNEPLDEEKDGLKEQLRQLELELAQTKLQLVEAKCRIQELEHQRGVLMTEIQAAKNSWFSKTLGSLKSSASSSSSSTSQTPSSPKDGPA, from the exons ATGATGCAGGAGGTGTCCATCGTGGTGGCATATGACGCTCATGTAGTCGACCGCCCTGGTGAGGAGGACACTTTGGCCCGCTTGGTCGCTCATTCCAGACCACTCCGAGCTCCCAGACCGGTG gttccaaccaaaaagcTGAAGAAGTTTGAGAAGGAATATCAGACCCTGAGAGAGAGCCAGCTTCAACAAGAAGACCCCATTGACCGATACCAG agggAGAACCGCCGTCTTCAGGAGGCCAGTATGAGACTGGAACAGGAGAATGACGACCTGGCACACGAACTGGTCACCAGTAAGATCGCCCTTCGGAACGATCTTGACCAG GCTGAAGATAAGGCGGATGTCTTGAACAAAGAGCTGCTGAGCACTAAGCAACGCCTGGTGGAGACCGAAGAGGAGAAGAGACgtcaggaggaggagacggCTCAG CTGAAGGAAGTGTTCAGGAGGGAACTGGAAAAAGCAGAATTGGAGATCAAGAAAACCACAGCAATCATCGCTGAATACAAGCAG ATCTGCTCCCAGCTGAGCACCAGGCTGGAAAAACAGCAGGCGGCAACAAAGGAAGAGCTAGACATCGTCAGG aataaagtaatGGGCTGTGATCACTGCAAGGACCTGTTCGGCACCCTGGGGTCCCTCCAGGCTGCCTCTCCCGGCAGTGACAGGACATCGAACGAACCACTGGACGAGGAGAAGGATGGGCTGAAGGAGCAGCTGAGacagctggagctggagctggcgCAGACCAAACTGCAGCTGGTGGAGGCCAAGTGCCGCATCCAG GAGCTCGAGCATCAGCGGGGAGTCCTGATGACTGAAATCCAAGCTGCCAAGAACTCTTGGTTCAGTAAAACTCTGGGGTCTCTGAAGAGTtctgcctcctcttcctccagctCCACATCACAGACCCCGTCCTCGCCGAAGGATGGGCCTGCCTAG